The Apostichopus japonicus isolate 1M-3 chromosome 14, ASM3797524v1, whole genome shotgun sequence region GAGAAAGAACGTCACAAAGTTCTAGGCCTTATTTTTAGGCTAAATATATTCAAAGTGAAAGCGTCGCAAACAAACGTGAAAATGAGAGTTATTCAGTACAAGTCATACACAAAATTACCACGAAATATACGAATAGAAAAAAATCTAAATTAGTGGTTCCAGAGAAATGTTGGCGTTGTTAAAAGAACAACCACCAACAACTCATAGGTTACTGAACTTATTTTCTACTAAGTTAACATTCACGACTGAGGTATTATGTTTTAAGTTCATATTACTTCCTTCTATAATAATCATTAGATAAGTTaatcatttcatatttgaaTCATTCACTTCcgataaatttcatatttacacCGTTCAAAACACGGCTTTCCATCGCTTTTTACTGCTAATTTCGTTTCTTACCTTATTCGAAGGCATGCGTTATTTTGCAAAAAGATCATGAAATTGAAAACTGGTGAAAACCGTCAACTCTTACGGTCAAAACATCCATTGAATAATCTCTTAGCTTTGTCCCGAAAGTTTCTATTGCAAATGGAATAAACCACCGTATTCCACCAAGAATTACAGACGACAGCTAAAGAACAGAACGCGTGGAATTCGGGCGGAATTTCAATACCAAACAACTCCAGGACGATACTGGTCGAATATGGAATCCAGGAGCCTAGATAAGCACCCGTAACAAGGAGTGTCGTTCGAATCGCTTTAGAATCCGACCCActtattttcacttttatcCCGGTGCCAACTTCTGTAACGTGATAGTCGGTGGTCGCAGCGGTCGTCGAATTACCCGCCATGGACAAAGAGTGGTTCGCGATTCTTTTGGAATGTTTGCCCGATATTTGCCagattttaatatatatgagaACGATGGCGAAACACTGCGAATACAATACAAAGGACAACAAGATGGCGTAGAATCCTTCTAGCTCAATCaatttcatgaaacatttccGGTAGATCCAGGAATAGCAGGTGTTATCCAAGAAGCTCTCGTCCGAACCGTACAAGAATGCTGAAAGAAACCAAGCCGAAAGTGCCACACCGCACACGATAGAAACTTTCGTTTTAGTTACAAGTCGGACATGTACAAACGGTTTCGAAATGGCGTAAAATCTATCTGCATTTAACAGTAGCAGGACACTGCCTCCGCCACCCGCTGAAAAGAACATTGAGATGGCAAACAGGTTACAGAGTCCATCCCCTAATATCCAGCGATCGACCCAAGCAGAGGGTGCGGTTACCACCAGGGTGATCCCTACCAGAAAGTCACACATTGACAAAACTGTGACTAGGACCTTCGCCGATTCTGGGAAAGCCGTTAGTCTAGGAATCACTAAAATGTTAATCGCGTTTCCACAAATAGCTAATGTTCCAATGACGAAATAACAAGAGGCGTGCAACCAACTTGGAAAATGGTTCACTGTGTAGAGAGAGGTGTCATTCTCCATTTCTCAAGGTTTACTCTTTCTTCCTTCTTTAGAAGTATTCACAGATAACTTTTCTTAATCATTTCATCGAAGGCCAGTTGCCCAAAATGCAGAGCTCATGAAAATGAATGTATCCGGATAAAATGCAACTTGACAttgcaaaaaataaatgaataaatgaaaaactAAACGAATGAACACTTTCTACCGCAATTTTTGAACTTTAACGATCTTTATACAATTAACTCGCAAGAAAAGAACAAGAATCAAAAGAATAGGTTGTTTATGAGAGGAACGTGACAGCATTGGCGGTTAATTAAATAGCACACATTgctcaaatttgtttttctaaCACACAGCGTACATAAACGTTGTCAACAGAATTTTTATCAACAACCATCTTTTCCAATTATTACACCGAGAAAggtttaaatgaaatttattttaaattatgaataatttcTCAAGCGGTAATTATCCTTATGTAACTATATAGGAGCATATATATCACGTTCTTCCGTCTTACTTTGTGCCCCGATATTTTCGTCCCCGTCCATGGATggaattttcttttcccttttctcttttttattattattaacgttTAATTTAACAATGAACGTTGAATCTCCAAGAGTAATTAACTTTCTCAAAGAACTCACCGGCGCCATTccataacaaaaacaaatgtcTCCATTTTAAAATAAGGTCGCACTCAATAAGTGAGGGATAGGTGGactccaaaattagaataaaaaaatagaCGTTTCTTGTCGATCTTACAATATATTAATCTATACAATTACTTTTCGCTTGATTTTCACTCCTGAAGGGTTTTGTATTATAAAAAGGCAATGAAAGCATTGTCACCATACGCTCGGTCCAGTTAAATCAAAACCATCTATACCTTAGCGATTTTCGCTGACGTACTATGGAATGAATACATCCAGAAGACAAAATTAACCAGCTCACATGCCACGAATGACGATTTTAGGTGGACGGGAGGGATAAAttaacaattgaacaatttaagTATTTGAAAGGTATGTCTAGAATTTTTTCTTCGCCTCGCTAATTGATGATATGCTGCACCATCTCAAAAGATGGAAAGTTTTCGCTTTATCTTCCGTTATCGTTAGTGTGAATTTTATCCGTTCGCCATTCCATCGCTCTAtccatggtatatatatatatatatataaatatatataatccgCCAGTGAAAGAACTGCAATGCGGTTTGtgaataaaaataacaatactAATAAAGGGTATACAGTATTATTCAAAACGGATACTTCGCAC contains the following coding sequences:
- the LOC139979847 gene encoding trace amine-associated receptor 8c-like; protein product: MENDTSLYTVNHFPSWLHASCYFVIGTLAICGNAINILVIPRLTAFPESAKVLVTVLSMCDFLVGITLVVTAPSAWVDRWILGDGLCNLFAISMFFSAGGGGSVLLLLNADRFYAISKPFVHVRLVTKTKVSIVCGVALSAWFLSAFLYGSDESFLDNTCYSWIYRKCFMKLIELEGFYAILLSFVLYSQCFAIVLIYIKIWQISGKHSKRIANHSLSMAGNSTTAATTDYHVTEVGTGIKVKISGSDSKAIRTTLLVTGAYLGSWIPYSTSIVLELFGIEIPPEFHAFCSLAVVCNSWWNTVVYSICNRNFRDKAKRLFNGCFDRKS